Genomic DNA from Schistocerca americana isolate TAMUIC-IGC-003095 chromosome 6, iqSchAmer2.1, whole genome shotgun sequence:
CAGCAGCACGTGGAAATTGTAATTCGGGGGACACAATCCAAGATCCTTTTGAGTGCTCAAAATTTGTCGCGGTGTGGCACACAGCAAGGGACATGATTGATTGATCAATAGAACAGACGTACGCAATACAAACGTTTCTAACGCCATGATACTCGAATGGAAAGCGTTTTCCAAAGCAAAGCGACACGCTACAGCGTAGATCTTAGTGCTCACAATTAGTATAGTTTTTGGACTTAAATTAACGAACGACTTACAATATATGGCATACTTATGAGATGAACACGAGAAAGTAAGTAGTCGTCCTAAATACAGGATTAAGTACGCGAATTTTCGCAAGGTTCCAATATGTAAAGCTTGTGATAATACTTCGACATAAAACCTTACGCAAAAAAAGAAACGAACTGAGAGTTCAACAAAATTGTCATCTAAGAAATAACTCAACTGCCGTTTCTGTACTGAAGGCTGAAAATATGAATGTGTTGTAACgtacataattatttttaaaattagtttgttttctgttatgtaGTGTTACTATGTGAACCTGTTAAATACTAAATAAGTATCTTAAAAAAGTCGCTGCGCTAATATTCTGTTTCATCTTCACCTCTTGTGACAGATTCTGGGATCAACAGCGCATGGTATTCGTCCTCCTGCGATGCCAACATGCCATATTTGATGGTTTCCGTATTTACATTTGCGTGTTACGAAAATACGCAACTTTAGTGATATACTCCATTAAAGAACTCTCCACAACTCGTCAGTTTTTAGTACGGTTTGTTGCACTGAAATGTCGATAAATGTACGTAGGCGTGAAGTGTGTGGACGTAGTGCGctgaacactgaaaaaaaaataatttcgagATTAGCACAATACATACGCAGGTTGACAAATTTTGCTGGCTTATTACAActgaggagaaaacttaaaagcACAACACCAATTACTGACGACCAACGTAACCTGAAGAAAGACTATTATTAACACTCTAGTAGCTATTAGCATTCAGAAACATTTACAGTACTGACTGTTTGAATGTCAGTAGCTGCTGTAAAAGAGTTAGTTTCTTATGTCTGCAGTGACATAGTTATGTACAGCAGATCAAGGATTTTCTTAGAGTAACTTATATATCAGGAAGGTAATGCCAATAAAATACGATTAATGAAATGTAAAATAGTCGTACGACCTGTCACATAGATTACTTGACAAAACCTGCTATATAGTTTGTTAAAGGCAAATATCGTCGTCCTAGGAAACCACTTTTATTTATAACCAAAATTCTCTAACATAACAGTCATACATCGAAGCGCCGAGAAACTCGTATAGGtaagcgtattcaaatatagagatgtgtaaacaggcagaatacggcgctgctatcggcaatgcctttataagacacaagtgtctggcgcagttgttagatcggttactgctgctacaatgacagattatcaagatttaagtgagtttgaacgtggtgttatagtcgccgcaagagcgatgggacacagcatcaccgaggtagcgatcaagtggggattttcgagaactaccatttcacgagtgtaccctggatatcaggcatccggtaaaacatcaaatctccgacatcgctacggccggaaaaagatcctgcaacaacagaaccaacaacgactgaagagaatcgttcagcttgacagaattgcaaccgtttcgcaaattgctgcagatttcagtgctggaccatcaacaagtgtcagcgtgcgaaccattcaacgaaacatcatcgatatgggcttccagagccgaaggcccactcgtgtacccttgaggactgAACGACACAAGGATTTACGcatcgcgtgggcccgtcaacaccgacattgcactgttgataactgaaaacatgttgcctgataaaattgtatcgagcagatggacgtctacgggaatggagacaacctcatgaatccatggaccctgcatgtcaccaggggactgttcaagttggtaggaactctgtaatggtgtggggagtgtgcagttgaagtgatatggaactcctgatacatctagatacgattctgacaggtgacacgtacgtaagcatcctgtctgatcacctgcatccattcatgtccattgtgcattccgacagacctgagtaattccagcaggacaatgcgacacgtccagaattgctacagagtggcttcaggaaaactcttctgattttaaacacttccgctggccaccaaactccccagacatgaacattattgagcatttctgggctgccttgcaatatgctgttcagaagagatgtccaccccgtcgtactctagcCGATTCGTGGACACCCcttcaggtttcatggtgtcagttccctccagcactacttcagatactagtcgagtccatggcacgtcgtgttgcggtacttctgtgtgctcgcgagggccctacatgatattagtcagATGTACCACTTTCTATtgatcttcagtgtatatcagcGTTGTATTTACAGACAGAGCGAACATACCCAAAGAGTATGGTCAGGTCTACCGTACATGTTTAATTTTAATCAGAATAATAAATACATATTCGCTCTTGTTTTGTTCCACGGTAGTCATTGTGCTTTTCATTTTTAGTAAAAGTTGGCTTAATTACTCCGTTTCTGCCTGGTGCTAGCATCTGTAACGAAATTTATCGTCTTTCTTACGCCCCCAAATGGAGCAAATTGCTACGAGTGAAACCTTTAGCTGGTGTTTCTGCGATTCTCGAGGGACCAATCACACACGATACAAGGTAGTCTTAGTGTCACGCTCAGCTTACTCGAATAGAGCTGGTGAACACGTCATTTTGACTTAACTTCCGAGTCTCCGTAGCCGCACAGGGCTTAGGTTCGTGACCATGCCTTCGCTGTTTCATATACGTTGGCCCGGGCGACCAACCCGGTTAATGGCTGGCGCACTATTTCAATATATTGGCTGCATTATTCCAGTTAAAGGCAATACAATACATATTACAATTTTCTTAACTTTCAGCAGTTCCATTTCTTTGATTCTTTGTTTGGCATTGTGTTGTCACTATCATTACTCACTACAAAAATTCTTCAGATTTTAAGGCTTCTTTTGAAGTCTTTAGCTTTAATACAGAAGCAATTTGTTAGCTACTTGCTATCATTGTTCTCAGGAATATGTTATGGAATACTGCTTTTTTGTGACGAGAAATTTCCTCAAGTAATAACTTTGCTTTACTTCCATACATTATCAATTTTCTCAGAAGAATTTATAATGCCACTTGTTAATGGTTTTGGTATACCTCCATATGGTACTCATTAGGTTATAATGGAGTAAATGCAAAATATAGCAAATGTTTGTTTAAATAATACGATTTATTataaaatacagtacataaaaaattacaaaatcaagCGAAGATGCTGCCTCTTCACTTATTCAACCACAGCAACACCTTCCAAATGAAATCAACTGGTTCCACATCTCATGTTATCTCACCCAAATATCAGTGGAGACAAATGAATTTCCTAGTGCATTTGGTAGTTAAGAAACATTATTGGTTTGTTAAAAGTATAACATTTACGAAGAATTGAACTAGTTCTAGAACAAAGTTTCAACCATTTGACAATGCTATTATGGTGATATTTCCTCACATAACTAGCTAAGAAAAACTGTCTCCAAGGAAACTGTAGTTAAAGGAACATCTTTACATAGAGTTGTTTCATTCAACTGCACCCAAGTTTTCATGTGAATAGTTTCATTAAACTGAAATTTTGTGTATTATACATAACAAAATAGCATTTGCCATAAATCGTACCATATACCTCAGAAACAGATCTTTGTTAATTTGTTCTGCTTCCAGTAACGCAGATGCTATTCATGTGTTGAGCGTACAACAGAATTCTCTAATTAGGCTTAAATAAATACAATTTACGCTTTTGCAGTGAGATATCTACAGACAGTTGAGTGCCCGAAATAGCTTTGGAGAAACCTTGATAGTTTAAATTATTCTGAGATTCATGTTTTAGTCCCTTAATCAAATTTCAGGCACTGAGCTGCAGTACACTAAAGAATTTTAATGAATATCTGCCTTCCCTGTCACACCTAACTTAACAAAACCTAACTTACATAGGTGTTGTGTTGTATCCCTGCCATGAATGACAGTTTGTCACTTGATGTATTGTCTTATACGCAACGAGACGCTGACACAGAAGAAACAGACAATTACTGGAGAAAACGGCATAGTTGTTTTCGATAAGGAAGAAGTACAATAACCCAAGGCATTATCATGTACTGTCACTGAGGTGCAGACATACTTCCATTTGGTCCTAATTAACTTGTCCCATCTGAAGGAATGGATATATGATGCTTGAGCCCACAGTTGAATGTGACGTGTGATCTTCCACAATCTCATCATCAGAAGATGAAACAGGTGTGTGAACTTCATCCCACTCATCAATGTTGCCTTGACCATCTATGGATAGACCCAGGTGTAGATTTGCTGGTGTGTTTCCAATAACAAAATGATTCTCCGTCATGGGTAGTCGGTCTTTGAGTAGCAGCCTGTATGGATTTTCAGAAACAATAAGTAAGGTTACAATAACAAATGAATTTTGCAAcgtatttagatattttgaatcttTACAACGACCGTCAGATTCTGGAAAAGAAAAACCTTTCTTACCAGCCTTGGACGTCAATCACAGTATGCACTTTGGGAACAGGGAAGCCATTGAATGGAGACGCCACAGGCAGTGTGTAAGCACCCATATTATCAAAAATCAACCAGTCTCCTATATCCAACTCTGGCAGCAAAGTAGACTCAACTATTTGATCCAGACCATCACAAGTTGGTCCCCAGACAGAACACGGACGCATTTCAAGTCCAGCGTCCTATAAAAGAAACATCGCGTGTTAGAGCAATGAtcacttttcctttcatttcttaatTATGTCAAGGTTATAAAGCACATGAGAAAAATAATACACAAACATTGTCTGACGTACTTTGAGAGGCACTGGTGTCACTTTCATGTGATCATAGAGAATGCAATTAAAACTGCCGTACACTCCATCATTTACATAGTACATGACTGATGTGATGGACCCATCCCTTGGGTTGATAAGATCTCTCTTGGAGTGAACATTTGTAGCAAGAGTATAAGCTGAGGCAACATAATAACGTCCTGGTTCGGCAATTATGTGAACATCTGGTTCAGGAAAGAACTCTCCGAGGGCACTGTTCACCACTTCTGCAATCTGGAAATACGGAAATAACCTTGAGATAAGGCattttgtagaaaataaagtaatgaaTTATGCAGCAAGTGAGCAGGAAGCAATATAGGATGCTAACAATGtgataatatttcattattttgattCAAGTTACCAAAATAACAACACTAATGCCAGACTTCCCCTTGAAAACCCGTTAATAGTATACCTGCAGTAACGTGACAGACTTAACTATCTCTCAACGTAACTAGCTACTATAAAATGGAACCAGCATTCCAGCTCCCCAGAAATGTATACCAAAAGTGTGAAAATAAATGGGTCCAAAGGAAGTGTTAATTGGCTGTAAAAACTAAggaaattaaaacaaaggtgaAGTAATGGTCTTAGTAAAGATAATATATATTTAATATTGCTACATTAAAGTAAAAACTGAGTACTTATTGCCATTAGGTCATAAATTCTGAGGGATGAAAAGACTTGAAAGATAGTTAAATTCCTCAAAAAAGTGAAGAAAGTTAACACTACCAGTATGGAGTCAGAAATGCTAGTTTGTGTAGCATCGTAAAAAGAGAGCTAAGAATTCCTGACATTACCTTGTCTAATTGGGCACCCTTGTTGCCAGGATAGCCACCACCAAGATCAAGTAAACTCATGGAGAACCCAAGAGCAGACCCCAGATCAAAAAGTCTTCGAGCGGCAGAAATGGCTTTGTAGAATACTGGTGGATCGTCACAGCCAGAGCCGACGTGGAAACTGATGCCCACAATGTCTAGGTCCAATGACTGAGCCAGTTTCATAAgccgtggtgcatcggagtctGGGTCACATCCAAACTTATTCCCCAACTGGCACTGAGCGACGGCAGCATCATACCGGATACGTAGCACCAGCCTAAAACATAGTTGAGAAGGAAAATGTTGTCACCGAATATGTTATGCAAGGGAGAGATCTACGTATCCATAAATATGGAAAGTAGATTCTGATTTCCATTTACTCACTTGGCAGTAGGAAATAGGGTCTTGACTTTGTAGAGCTCACAGTCACTGTCAAAAGTCATGAGATCAACACCTACAGCCGCTGCATGACGAATGTGCGATGCAGGTTTTGCAGGATTTGCAAAAATAATATGGCTTGGGTCGACACCAACAGAGAGAACTCTGTCAATTTCCGCCTGTAACAAAGTAATACGAATTTACTGAAAAGTGTTTAGTATGTTTGTCGTATATTGTATTGTGTCCTCTATACACTCAGTAATGCAAAATAAGTTCCTGTCTTTTAACAGAAATGATAGAAATGCACACTCACCTTTGAAGCACAATCAAAGCAAGTTCCAAGTGCAGCCAGAACCTCAATCACAGTGAGGCTATCGTTGCATTTCACCGCTGCAAAAATAATGGGAGTAAGTAACTGTGTTAACCATAATTATTCTATACGGGCTAATAACAGGAGAAAGCTTTTTCATGGGACAGCTGTAGTTGATGTAGGTGATATCACTCATACTTTGAAAATTACATTCTTCACAGAAATTGATTTCAGTCGTAACCTAGATAATACATAGTCCTACGGCTACTGTTGCTGAGAAGTGGAAACATACCATAGTATGGCTGGACTCTTGGCATTTTGATTTTCCATTCCTTGTGTTTGCTTATTATGTCGCCAATGTCACAGACGTAGAATGCTTCTTCTTGGACCTAGGACAAAAGTTATTCCATGTGTGAGAAGGGGATTGACATAAAGAGCTTCCGAGTCAATGACATGTCTATTGAAACGGACGTATCAAAGTTCATTGAATCACGAGCTATTTATGACAGTTAAAAGGCATCTGTACTTACTCCTGACTCTGCAATGTCCTTTATGACGCTACAGGCGTTTGAACTGGCATCCATGACATGAATTCGTTCATCAAGTTTGCCCAGCTGCATGATGGATGTTGTTTGAATCAGTGGTAGATGATACTTGAGAGAAGGTATGATCAATCAGTATTTGAGTTTAAGAAACCTGGTTGGAATATGCGGACTGTAAAGAGAGAGAAAATCAATAGACTGCCATGTATTGAAATAATTAATTTGGAGAGACACGTCTCATTGACTTATTCAAAATAAAGAGGTATTTGTATTCTATCGACCAAAAATTAATGTAATTTCACAAGGAGTGTGTTTATCATTACTGCACCACACAAAGTAAAAAGGATGTGTAACagtattcagcaatgatgtaaAATACTTACGAAGCAGCTCTCAGTTAGATTCAGTCAATTTGTACTTGAAGGCAGAATAAATTAGAAGAGAGATTCCTTTTGGCCTGTCAGAGGAGTGGTACCCAAGGCGGTTCACCGTTTAGGTACAGTCTGCAGCTGGATTTGTATAAGAAAAAAGCTGCAGCTGGGTCCAGACGCAGTTGATCACAGGTTACAGCACCCTGTGAAAGACCCATTAAATCAGTGTGTCTTCTGCATCACAACACCCTACCAGCTCCATAGTAATGTTACCATACGTATGTTAATATCATTGCTATAGGAAACTCTAAACACTTAGAAAAATCTCAAATGTTAAGGCATTAACCTAAAGCAACCAAGAGAGAGAGCTTGAATGGATTGTTGTTGATATAAAATGTATACCGGTATATGGCGATTAAATTTATGTATTGCTATCTAATATCTCCTTCAGTGGTGCCATCGAAAAGTGCAGTACCTCTTGATAAAGGGTGCCTTGTTAGTTGGCACATTCTTCATGAGGATGTAAGCTTTTACCAATGTCTTTAGAGTAGTTGTTAGTTTAACGTCACTTACCTCATTAATGTGCAGCCCAGGTTGCACACTCAAAGCTCTTGAGCACATTCACTAAGGCCGTTCACTATACTTCCCATACACCAGCCAACTGGTGTAGATTACGATATTCTGGTCACTAGCGCTCAAAGTATGGTCGCCAAACCACACTGCGTCCTTCACGAAGTTCTCTTGGACTCTCGGCGTAAGGTGTCTTTTAGCTGGGCGAAAATAAATTCGCTCCCACGACGTTCCGCTTTTGATGTCCGTATGTGGACTCTGGTGATCTCGGAAGACCAAAGGTGAGCTTATATACTCTGGAGAACATGCCAGGGGCCGTGGGGAACAAATCTTATCAATTACGTGGAGTTACTGGCCAAGAATGGGCTCGTGTGACGTTCTTCCCCCTCTCCACAGGTGGCCTCACTTCTGTATGATACTgtcactatttttacccgatgtcaCCTTCCCTCTACGTGATAATTAATGGAAGGGATTCCTATCTCTTCCATCAAGAGCGTTAAGTAGCTGATAGGTCGGTGATAAATGTTGTCTGATCACGTTACCGTTGCATAACTACTAAAGGTCGCACTGACACCTCTATTCCGAGGTCATTTTAGCAGTGCTACGATCTCCGAAAGAGGAAGAATTCTCAATTACGGGTGCTTGCATCGAAATGTGAAATCTGTGTGTTCAGGACAGTCTTGAATTATTGCacctgtaaaatgcttttttactgTCGTTACGAAGCTGGAACTTCATGTGAACCATTAAGACAGCAAACTCGCGGATGGTATGTAAATGTGTCTGTGAATAGCTGCATGAGATGACGATTTTCTCGCAATAATTGACAGTATTGCTGCGTTGTTGCGCTGCTTGGGGACCACAGTCTAACACATATACACGGTGTGCAGACGTTTGTCGTAGTATTGTTGTGATTTCTGTGGTTTCCGCAGTACAACAGACAGTTCTGTGCTCAAGTATCAAGTCCAGTAAACGATTTTATACTTCCTTGCAACAGTagcgaatattttgaaaataaatgggTATCCACAATGTCAATTCAAACGTGCATGCGTTACAGCATTTGTGGAAGAAATCGAGTCCGAAAATGATAGTGGCAATTATGTCCTATTCTAATCGAATCTTCGCGCTCTTTTTATTCTTCTATAAACCTTACATATTGTCGTGTACATTAATTCGTGAATGCTTTCTCGCACTCATCGCACACAAACAGAATGTATGGGTGCGCACTGTATGTAAAACTAAGAACATTCATCAATCATGCTGCAGTAATTAAAGTACCTTTAAATGAATTTTGGACTTACCTGCAAATTACGGTAGAATTTGTACTCTGTTTGAAAGTCTGTTACTTTCCACATAATTTACAAATTCTGTGAAGCACGGACTCAAGATCTTATGCGTATGTTAAACAGTGACAATGAAAAAACAGCTTTTATCTCAATCAggaataattttgtaaatttgaATAGCACAATTTGTACTGAAAAAATTGATGTTCTTACTCTTTCGTTCTGAAAAGTTTCATCTTTGCCTGGTATCACGTTGATGAATATTCGTTTTTTTTAGTCTTTTAAACTTTTCTCACATATTTACAAATTTCTAGTATCGAAATAGAGAACGATGGGAAGGCTGAAGGCGTCACAAAGAAGGGTCTGCAGGAGTCCGTTTAGCGAACATACTACTTTTCTTTTGTCTAGGTCAAAAAGATGACTGCCTGATGGGTTATTGCCTCAGAATATAATTCATTATTTGTGGACAAAGCAAACGGGTACCCACCGAGCGGCAGGAGAAAGGGAGCTGTCCTACAAAATCACAAAGGGCCCACAAAACAGACACACGTACTAGTATTAATAAAGTACCAGTTACAAGAAAGCAAGAACAGATAATGGGTGTTACCTGGTACCAAGTAAGTACCCAGAGCCATTTGTTGTTAGAtctataaactaattttttttcatgacgaaactagtaagagccTTTCGTCCTCATCCCTCCCTGgttactgttaatttttttaaaaaaaggtttgtgtaATATTCAAATCAGTCCACTGTTTGATACTTGTGCAAACATGACTTGAGAAATTATTTGTATGATTTAGGCAAGTCTGGGTGTTAAAAATAAGTTTAATAAACCATGCGGAATTATTGTTAAcataaatgaacatgttttacggtTGTGTACCGATAACGTACTCTGTgggaacaaaatttaaaatttacgtGATAACTTACTTCGAATGATAATGTGTGCAATAACTTGTTTTGCGTTGAACAAAATAAAATCCAACGCAATAATGTACTAAGCAATTGAATGTATAAAAAACATTAGACAAACCGAAGCCTCCTCACTTTCGCTTGCGCAAAATCTTTCACTCAATCTGCGTAATTTAAATTCTCTGTAGTCTCGTGTTCGACATATATAGCTGCAAGTTCACTCAAACAAGTTTCGCTCACCGTTGATCTGAGATATGTTTTTATCAATTTTAGCTTTGAGAAACTTCTGTCTCCGATCGGAATGGTCACTGGGAGTGTGGAATGCGCCAAATCATCTTCAGCCCGTAATAAGTGCATCACTTCTTTGTATCGCCTCAACTTATCATCAATTTTTATGTGCTACAAAAATGAAGAGATTAAGTTGCTTTtatagttttcttatatttttgtgttaaaatgtcGTAGACATGTGACACCTGATGGTCGAGAAAAGCTGTCCCCTATCAAGTCAGCGAGTTTGCAACGCCCAACCGACTGCTGAAGCGCGGCGTGCGGCGAAGATAACAACTACGACACAACTGGCCACGACGAACGTTTGCCGGCAATTGCAAAGAAGAAACAGTTACTGTTAAAAAGAGAATTAACGTGATATGTTCGTTTGCAGAGAATGTTTCGACTTCTCCTTTTAGAATTTTAGCAGCAGTATCCGAGTATTGTTCGAGTAGTGAGCCTCGAGAGAGATTATTTCAAGGGCTTGATAAGATCGACTCACACTTACGATACGTGAACCAGTCTGCAACGGAGATAGAACTCAAGTATATTCAAAGTAGTTGTAAGTCGTTTAGAAAGGTAATTTGGGAAAATTATCGGCGTATGTAGAAAGTCATAATTTCGCCGATTTTGGTAAAGTGTAGACTCACCAGGTACAGGAAAAGCTCCCATTTATTGAAGTGTGAGATCAGTTTCTCCGAGTTGCGAGCAACGGTGTGTTTTGATGCTTAATAGCTACGCTATGGTAGACGCACCGTGTTTCAATATGTGATGAGATTTTCCGTTGGATGGTGTATGATAAGAGACCTGTGCGAAGTCCTTTAGTTATTATGTGGTTGAGGATTAAAGCACGCACTAAGGGATAGTAACGTTGCATTGTATTATTGTGGCTGTATAGGTGTACGCAAGAACTAAGGAATAGTGACTTAGAGATATTTTGTTAGGATTTAATTTGTGACTTCGGCGTTAGCGTCGCAATATAGTAAATTCCAGAAACCTCATTCGACGCTCTGAATCTATAGTCTACATTAAAGAGAACGGTCATCCTAAGTAAtagttatttattgagaaacagTCGTAGTTTATTGATAATTTGATGGCTTTCCCCCTTGTCCCTAAATAAAAAATCAAGGACCATTTAAAAGACAACACGCTAATTCTCTCTGAAAGAGATAATCGAGTGTGGTGTTTTGAGTTTTAAACATTGGTGAGTCGCTAAAGTCGATGCCTGAAGTGGTTGAACTTCGATTATTTGAAGTTCATATAGCGAAAAAGTGGTGGTGACACTcaggtttttgttttatttttttgtataacATTTCCGCTTACTGAGGTTTCGACTAGAAGACCATCAATCGTAAAATAAAATGCTGTTTTGTGCCTTTAAATGATTTAATTGTAGGAAATAAAGAAAACGGCTTTAAGCTGAAAAAGTTAGTACCCGACTTGTCCTTTATCCCCAAACTGTTACAAGGAAAAATAGTCAAAGGCTTATTTGAAAGCAGATTAATCTCTGGAATATATCTTTTCGGAAAAAGTAAATTCAAAGGCCAATACAGCAAAAGACTGGAATATTGGTAAAAGTAAAGTTCAGAAAATTAAGAAGCAGGAATTGTAATTCTTAATTTTTAGGCAGGGAAAGCAAGTTTGCGTGTTATGGAAAagtgattaattataaatgaaaagttattcCATTTAATTCTAAAAGGCTGAGATTAACGAAATAATTTATTAAAGAGAGTCAAGGATAGTGTTGTAACAAGGCGCTACTTGTAGAGGCTGCCGTTGACTGACAACGAAACACGAACAgtataaaattatatctttgccttgtgaacgtATTCTCAGATTTACGTAAATATTTATAACGTTCACGCTGATTGGGTGTGTATACAATTATTCGTTGAAGCTTTACAAGTGAAGCAACAAAAAGAGGCAATGGATAACGTATTCATCAGTTGTATACGAATGCTGTCGTTTCTGGTACCTACGTTATAGAGAAAGTTTGGTTGTGTTGTCAGTAAGCTTCACTGTAGGTTGCTGTTATTGGTGACGTAAATAACCACATCATTCCTACTCCCCGTAGACTCTTAACATGTCGTATTTTTTCTGGTGACTGATactagctttggtggtagtttatctttcgAAACTAGTGAACCCTGATAGCGTGAGAAGCTGAATATCAAATCTTATG
This window encodes:
- the LOC124619564 gene encoding ornithine decarboxylase 1-like, whose product is MQLGKLDERIHVMDASSNACSVIKDIAESGVQEEAFYVCDIGDIISKHKEWKIKMPRVQPYYAVKCNDSLTVIEVLAALGTCFDCASKAEIDRVLSVGVDPSHIIFANPAKPASHIRHAAAVGVDLMTFDSDCELYKVKTLFPTAKLVLRIRYDAAVAQCQLGNKFGCDPDSDAPRLMKLAQSLDLDIVGISFHVGSGCDDPPVFYKAISAARRLFDLGSALGFSMSLLDLGGGYPGNKGAQLDKIAEVVNSALGEFFPEPDVHIIAEPGRYYVASAYTLATNVHSKRDLINPRDGSITSVMYYVNDGVYGSFNCILYDHMKVTPVPLKDAGLEMRPCSVWGPTCDGLDQIVESTLLPELDIGDWLIFDNMGAYTLPVASPFNGFPVPKVHTVIDVQGWLLLKDRLPMTENHFVIGNTPANLHLGLSIDGQGNIDEWDEVHTPVSSSDDEIVEDHTSHSTVGSSIIYPFLQMGQVN